The genomic region TGATGGTGCAGTCCGGCGAGGGCGCGACCGGGCCCGAAGCCGAAGCGAGCAGGATCGCATGTGCGCCATCGGGCGGCTTGGTGGCGCCGAGGATGGTGGTCTTCTTGTTGCGCTCGCGCCAGTCCCAGGGCGCGATGAAGGCGCCTTGCCACATGCCGGCTTTTGCCTCCCGCGCGGCGGCATCATCGGCTTCGTAGTCGCGCGAGACGCGGGTGTAGGCCAGCGCCCAGCCTGCGCGCACCAGCCATTTCTGGATATCCTCGCCGCCGACGTCGCAGCGCGCCACGGTGCGGCCGCGCCGGTCGATCGACCGCGCATGGCAGACCCAGGTCTTGCCGTCGGCGTATTTGGCGAGCTCGTCGCGGGCCGCTATGCCGCAGGTCCAGCGCTCGCCCTTGTTGTTGAGGCAGAGCTGGTCGACCGCGGGGGCGTCGATGCCGCCGAGCCTGATCCGCGTGTTGCCGATCACCACCGCGTCGCCGGCGCGGACCTTCGCTGTGCCGGTGATGTCGGCGGCCCGCGCCGGCGATGGCAAGCCGGACAAGGAGAAGCCAAGCAATGACAGCGCAATCAGGGGTTTTCGCAACATGCCGGCCCGCGTGTGATGAAAACTGCGATAGACCTCGCAATTGTGGTCGGCTTTTGTCCGCTCGGCCAGCATATGCCTGGCAATTGGGCTTTCAACTTCCTGTCATCGGGCGAAGTTTAGTAGGGTGGGTTAGCCGAAGGCGTAACCCACCTCTTTCGTCTCCACGGCGGCAGAAGTGGTGGGTTACGCTTCGCTAACCCACCCTGCGCAACCTCATCCCCGCGCCATCGCCCGCTTGGCCACCGCCAGCGCCATCAGCACGAACGCCGACGTGACCTCCGGACCGCCCACCAGGATCCGCGTCGGCGTCTTCATCTTGTTCCACTCATAGGCGCGGAACGGGCCGCGGCGGCTGCCTTCGCCGACGCTCGCGACGATCACGTTCAGCGCCGGCGCAAAGGCGCGCGGGTCGGCGCCGAGATGGCCGAGCGCGATCAGGGCGAGCGCTGCGTCGAACACGTTCATTTCGGCGGCCATCAACTCGCCCTTGACGTAGGAGAGCACGCGGTGGCGGATGAAATCGAAATCGCCGTCGGGATCGATGATCGCCTGCGCCGCCAGCGGCAGCGCCAGGAAGGCAGCATAGCAGCGACCGAAATAGGCGCTGTAAAGCTCAGGCAAATAGTAGATATGCGAGCGCGGATTGGCGAAGGCGCCGCTCGCCGCCAGCCGCTTCTGGAAGCCGAGGATGCGATGCACGGTGGCGAGCCGCGCCGGCGTCTCCAATACTTTCCAGCGCGCGAGGTTGCGAAAGCTGACCTCGAGAATGTCGAGATTGAGCGTCGGATCGAGATCATTGCCATAGGGCCGCTCGCCCTTGAGATTGTCGATCCAGGTCGCAACCCCGCCCTCGTAATCGATATTGTCGTTGATCGGCACGGTCACGCGCGGCTCGTTGACGCCGGCGCGCACCTGATAGCCGGCATAGAAATCCAGCAGCGGCTGGTCGAGGATCGGATCGGTGCAGCCGGCCTGCGTCGCCGCGGAGATCGAGCACGCCGTGGTGTCGCAATCCGGCACGTAGACGCCGAAGCCGAGGTCCTGCTTGATCTGGGCGAAGTAGCGTGAGAAGCGCGGATGCGGTGCCGGCGCGAGCGCGGTGATGACGTTGAACCGCGCCCCGTCGATGCCCTCGACCTCTTCGCGGCTGATGTTGACGCAGAAATCGACCATGTCGGCAACCGCGCGCTCCGCCGCCATCTTGTCGGAGAGCGAGGCGAGACCGGTCTCAACGTAGCTCAACAGCGCCTCGATGAAGAACGCGTCGTAATAGGCCGAGCGGTGGCGGATCTGCACCGGCTCCCACATCGGTTCGGCAACCCCTCGCCAGGGCGGATTGACGACCGCGCGCGCCGGCGATCGCGCGATGAAGACACGGGCGAGGTTGAACAGCAGCGAGGAGTTCTTGTAGCCGCGCGCGTTGAGACCCGTGAGCGCCATGGTCAGCTCTCGGCCGCGGAAATCGGGATCGCCGATCAGGTTGAACGCGGCGTAGGTCGGCAGAAAGCCATTTTTGCGGTACGAGCCCAGCAGATGCTGCGCGCAGTCGCGGATCACGCCGTCGATCTGCGATTGTTGCGGCATGGCGCCGGTGAACATGGCCGGCGGCGGCTTGGGATGATCCAGCGCGATGCTGTCGACGAGATCGGCGACGGGCTGGCCGACCGCCGCCCAATTGGGCTCGGCCTCGTCGCGGGCGCGCACCAGGGCCTGGCGCAGCCGGGCCAGTTTGCCTTCGTCGCGCAGCTCGGGCAGCCCGGCCCGGCGGAGCAGTACCCGCAGTGCGGGATTGCCGAGCGCGGTCTTGTAGAACTTGGGCAGATGCGGATCGCCGCTGGCCGCAACAGACAGTACTGGATCGCAGACGTCGTAAAGCGAGGGGCCGTCCTTCCGCGCGGTCAGCGCCCGGCAGGCGGCGCCGGCAAAATATTGAAAGCTCATGAAATAACCTGGTCGCGGGAATTGGCCGGGGGGCCGGCCGGCGCGCTCCCAGCCGCGCGCCACCCCCTGCAAGTCGTTGAAAAAGCTACCCGGATTCGCAGGAAATACAAATGTGATGAGGGTCACAGAAAAAGCCGGCACGAAGCCTGCATAATCAGGCTCCGGAAGGCTACGGGGACGCAAAAAAATCACACATTGGGCAGCACAAATTAGTTCATGTTTCCAGAGGCTTAGCTCAAATTTTCGGCGATCTATTGCCGGGGAGGCGATATCCGGTTAAGGCTTTGTTTGGTGCGGCGCCGCAAATTGCGCGCAATTCGGGGGCACACCCCCGGCCAATCCCTCAAACCCAAAGACGCTATCGCGCTACTCAAACAGTGTGCGCGTGTTTGGCTGGTCTTTGGCACTGACAGGAAT from Bradyrhizobium lupini harbors:
- a CDS encoding thermonuclease family protein: MLRKPLIALSLLGFSLSGLPSPARAADITGTAKVRAGDAVVIGNTRIRLGGIDAPAVDQLCLNNKGERWTCGIAARDELAKYADGKTWVCHARSIDRRGRTVARCDVGGEDIQKWLVRAGWALAYTRVSRDYEADDAAAREAKAGMWQGAFIAPWDWRERNKKTTILGATKPPDGAHAILLASASGPVAPSPDCTIKGNVNSAGECIYHRPTSRWYAQIKMKISKGTRWFCSVEEAEDAGCRETKR